GGCCGGAAGGTCAGCGTGGGATGGGAGGCCAGCACCTGGCGCACCTCGCGTTCAAAGGGCCGTCCAGCCATCTGCGAGCCCGACAGGTGTAGCCAGCCCCGGTTGCGGCTCATGGCGGTGAACAACTGGTTAACTGGTTGCGGACCTGAATGTCTCCCTCGGCCCGGGCGACTTCATCCAGCCCCACCACGTACACCACATCCGCCTCATTGCCCTTGGCACGGTGGATGGTGGTGATGGTCACGGACCCATCCAGCCAGAAGCGGTTGGGGTTCTTTCCGGCAGGCAGGTTCTTGGCATCAGCAGAGGGAATGTAGAAGTCGATTCCAGCAGCTTTAAGTCCTTCTCCAACCTTCAGCATCATGGTGTTCGCGCTGGCCCCAGCTCCCACCGTCACCACCAGGATATGGCGCGACAGGTGCAGTCCCTCATGAACATCGCGGGCGATGTTCAGGGTCAATGCACGGATTTCGTCGGCGCGGGTGTTGTGGTTATCAAACGTGACCAGCGGTTCTGAAGTCAGTGCAGGCAGGGGATGTGGGCTGTTTCTGGCTGGGCGGTGGACACAGGAGGGCGAGTGTGACGCTAGAGATTCGAGATGCGCGCCTGCAGCGAAGAGAACTTTGTGAGTTCGCCGTCGTCGCTTGGAGGCGAACTGAGCACGCTCTTGCTGCCGGGGTGGGCGATGGAACTGCTCGACAAGGGTTTGTGGAGATAGAGGGACTGGCCGTGCTTCACCCCGTGGAGTACACAGAATGCTCGCATGTTCACCCCATTGCTGCGGAGCTTGTCGGTGTAAGGACCAGCAATCGGCGATCGGTGACGATAGGGCTTGGGTCGGTCACGGCGGGTGAGGATCAACCGACCGGGTTCAGGTAAAACAGCTCCTCCAATGCTTGGATAAGCCCCTATCGGCAAAGAAGTCGAGTTCCGCGCGCCCCTCCTGCTTCTCTGCTCTCACTCCCGGCGCGACTGAGGACCTTCCACGCGCCGCCCGCATCCTGATACGCAAGGCGCAGGCCCTCCTCTGTTGCTGTAACGACGCTCAGATCGTCCCTGACCTTGCTCTTAGCATGCTTCGCCAGTTCCTATCGCTAATGTCGCGAATTCCCATATATTTCTCATCATTCAGCGGCAGGAGGAATCCTGAAGTGCATATTTGACAACTTAAAGCGTTATTGGACGCACTCGGCCCCACCGCGCTGTGGAAACGTCCCAGACACCACTTGGGGTGTCCCATGCGGCGGCGGACGGCGGAGGCGGACCCCCAACTACGGGTGGAGGCTGACCTCCAGCACAGGCGGCCAGCACGGCACTCAGCAGGAGACACAGCCCAAGGCCGCGTGCCCATCCTCCGGGCAGAAGCGGTTGGACGGTGCTGGCCGCTCACCAGTTCACCTCCGCCGGGAAGAGCGCCTTGCTGAGTCGCAGGAACAACTCTGAGGAGTGGCTCTTGTCGTCATGGTCCAAGCGACTGACGTTGATCACGATTACGGCGTCTCGCGCTGGCAGGTAGAAGGCCTCGCTGCTGAAACCGAAGATGGAACCGTTGTGACCACAGAAGGGTCCGAAGAGCAGCACCCCCTCGCCGTACTGAATGAAGGATGGGCTCCCCGCTCCAGGCTGTCCTGCGAGGCGCTCCGCCTGCGTGGCGGGCTGCAGCAACGTGCCGGTGCACAGCGCACGCACGTAAGTGTGCAGGTCGTCCAGCGTGGAGACCACCGCGCCCGCCCCGCCCGCCAGCTGCGGGTTGAGCCACGTCATGTCCCGGAAGGTTCCCGTGTCAGGATCCAGGCTGTACCCGTGCAGCAGGCTGGGCAGGAGTGGACCTGTGGCGTAGAAGGTGCGGCGCAACCCCAGAGGCGTCATCACATTCGCCTGCAGATACGCGTCCATATCCTGTCCACTCACGCGCTCCACGATCTGTTCCAGCAGCACGTAATTCGTGTTGGTGTACACAGTCTGTTCATCCGGAGCGGTGAACGACGCCACCTTCGCTGCCGCGAGGCGAACCGCGTCCTGTGCCGTGAAAGGTGCCAGCGGGCGGCGGTAGTACGCGGCCAACACGTCCGCGTCCGCGTATTCCGCGACGCCGCTGCGCATCGTCAGGAGGTCTTTCACTGTGATTCGGCTCGAGTTTGGGAAATCCGGAAACCAGTTCGAAAGCAGGTCACTGGTGCTGAGCTGTCCCTGGTCCGCGAGTTGCAGGATGGCGGTTGCCGTGAAGGTCTTGCTGATGCTGGCGATGCGGAAGGCGTCGCCAACCTGCCGCATGCGGCCCGTCTGCAGGTTGGCAGTGCCAAAAGCGGCCTGGTACTCTCCCTGACCGGGAATCCACACCCCGACGGCCACGCTCGGCAGGTTCTTCTCCCGCATGATGTCCCGGACAATGGAGTCAATCTGCGCCACTGTGGCGGCAGGCAACGGACGGGCAGCGGGCTGGGCAGTGGCAAAGGAAGTCAGAGCCAGGCTGAAGAGGGCCGGGATAAACCAGGCGGGTTGCGTCACAGTCATGTTAGCTCCACCAGAATTCGGCTTGTTTCGATGGCGGTCCAGAGCCTTCGGCAGTGGGGAGTGATCACCGTTCCCTCCGGTGGTTTCAGGCCCGAACGGGACGTCCTTGTTATTTGGGCAACTGAACGCGGGTAAAGCTTGCCCGGCCGTCGTCGGCCAGGTTTCCGAGCACGACCGACTGCGCCCGGCGGTCCGGCCCCACCGTAAAGGTCACGGCCGCCAGCGCCGCAGGCAACTCGGGGTCCGGGAGATAGGTGAACAGATCGCGGTCAAAATGCCGCAAGGGGAAAGCCAGACTTTGTGGACCCTGCCGCAGCACCAGGTGGCCCTTTTCCTCCACCACCTCAATCTCCCCGAAGTAGTCGTTGTGGTACGTGCCGAGATACGCGCTCAGGGGCAACGGAGAGGACGGCTGAGCCGGCGGGGTGGCATACACAGCCCCCGCGGCCCCGAAGCTGTCGTATAACCGCTGGTAGAGCCCGTTCCAGAAGGGGATCCAGTCGCGGCTCAGCCCCCCGTTCAGGGCCAAATCGTAGAAGCTGTTGGCCAGCCCGTCCGGCACGCCGGTGGGAAAGGCGTTGGACAGGATGACGATGCCGAGGTTCTCGGCCGGCAGCAGGCTGACGTAGGTGCGCGCCCCGAGCGAGAAGGCCCCGGCGTGACTCCAGAACAGCCGTCCGTGTTCGTCATGTTCCACATTCCAGCCCAGGCCGTAGAAAGCGCTCAGGCCCGTCGCCGGATTCATCCCCTTGGCGATCTGCGGGAGGTGCGTTTCAGCGAGCGCGTCCGCACCGATCACCTGCTTACCGCCAAGCATTCCGCCGCCGAGCTGAAGGCGCAGCCACTGCGCCAAGTCGCGGGCGGTCGAGCTGACTCCGCCCGCCGGGGATTGGGCGTCAGGCTGGCGGGTGAAGCTGGCCTTCCAGGCCCCCACCTTCCCGACGTGCAGAAGGGCGCGGTTGTCGGCGGTGGCATAGTCCTTGAAGCGCGAACTCGTGGCCGTCATACCCAGCGGTCTGTAGAGCAGTTCGGCGGCCGCGTCCTCCCAGGTTTTCCCGATCGCGCGGGCGGCCGCCACGCCCCCCTCGGTCAGGCCGAAGTTGGAGTAGGCGTAGTTCGCGCGCAGGCTGCTGGCAGGTTCGATGTAGCGAAGGCGGCGCAGAATCTCGTCCCGGCTGTAGCCCACGATGTCAAGGTCGTCACCCGCGTCGCCCGGCAGACCGCTGCGGTGAGAGAAGAGGTCACGCAGGGTGACCTCGCGGGTGGCCCAGGGGTCTTTGAGCTGGAACCCGGGATCGTGCTTGATGGCCGGATCATCCCAGGTGGCCGCGCCACGGCTGACAATGGCGGCCACGACGGTGGAGGCGATGGGCTTGGACATCGAGGCGAGCTGAAAGACGGTGTCGGGGGTGACGGCCCCGGGCCTCCCCGCTTCCCGGACGCCGAAGCCCTTGAGGTAGATGACCTTGTCGTCGTGGACGACGGCGATCGACAGGCCAGGAACTCCTCCCGTGCTCACGGCCTGGGTGGCGAGACGGTCGAGTCCGGAGAGGGCCGCCGCGAGCCGTGTGGGCGTGACCTCTCTGGCCTGGGCGGCCACAGTTGCCGGGGCAGCCAGCAAGAGGCCGAGGAGTGGAACCAGCCAGCGCGGTGCATGAGGACGTTGAGCCTTTCCATTCATTTGCGTCTCCTTTGACCCCTGCAAGGGGAGCCTCACCCCACTGCCCCGATCGCTTGCCCCACCCGGACCCTTCACCTTGCCACTGGAGTCGGTGGAGGATCGTCCGGTGCGAGCAGCGTGCCGATAGCGGTGTAGAGGGCTGTGCTCGCCCGTTCAGAACGGTTATTGCCCTTCTCGTCGAAAGCCTTCTCGCCGAAGGTCGTGATGATAGCGATTGCAATCTTCTTCGAGGGGAGGGAGGCCATGATCGATCCGTAGCCTGCGAACAGAGGATTCTGGAGAACCCAGGAGCCGCTGCGGACGACGCCGAGCCCGTAGCTATAAGTCTGGTCGAGGGTGTGGCAGGCCGGGCACCCTGGCAGCGGTGAGCCGAAGCCCAGCAGACTCGGGGAAATTTGCGCCTTGTGGGATGCAGGCGACAGCAGCGCCCCTGTGGTCACCGCCTCGGCGGTCGCCGCCATGTCATAGATGTTCGTGGTCTGAACCGCACCTTGCGCGAGCGTCCACGAAGGATTCCAGTATGTGGACTCCTCGTAGAAACGAGCCGACGGCGCGACCCTGAGGGCTTCGCGGCGCTCGGAGCTGTAGGCGTGGAGGACGGGCTCGCGGATCGCCGCTGTGCTCACGCTGTCGGTGTTCTTCAGCCCCAACGGCCCGAAGATGTTCTCCCGCATCAGGGTCGCCAGAGGCTTCCCCGTGACCTTTTCCAGCACCTGCCCGAGGATCACGTAGTTCGTGTGTGAGTAGTCCCAGTTGGTTCCGGGCGCGAAGACCCGGGGCGTGGACAGGCCGATGGCAATGAGGTCCTGCGGCGTGAAGGGGCGGAAGGGGTCGGCGTACAGCAGGCTCGCCAGGCGCTCGTTCTGCACGTAGTCGGGATAGCCGGCCGTCATATTGGTGAGCATCCGCAAAGTGACCTGGCTGGCGTCGGGGAGGTCGGGGAGCCAGTTCGAAAGGGGGTCGTCGAGGCCCACCCGCCCCTGATCCACGAGTTGCAGGAGCAACGTGGACATATAGGCGATGGCGACGGCGCCATTTCGGAAGTGCATGTTAGTTGTCGCGGGAACGCCAGTCATCGACTCGCCCAGGGCGGCCGTGACCAGTTCGCGCCCGTCCACGGTCACCCGAAGGATGACGGCCCGGAGGTCGGACCTGACCATCGCCTCCCGCGCCAGCGCCACGATGGCAGCGGCCTGGGTCTTGGCACCTGAGGCTGGCTGGGTCGGTTGTGCGGCGGGCGCACAGGCGGTGGCGAGGAGGGCGAGGGCGGAGAGTATGACCAGTCGGGCCGATCTTCTCTGCTGTGGTCTACGCATGTGCACCCCTTCCTCAGGCCCTTAGTCCGTGTGTGACTGGACGTTCTGCATCGCCCAGCCGTTCCTGCCCATATAGCAATCCGTCATGCTGATTCACAGTCTGCCGTCAGCGTCGTCGAACAGGTACCTGGCGAGTGACTCCGGTGGCTCTTTAGTGATCAGCAGTGACGCCCAGCACCTTGTCGAGCCAGTCAAACGTCCGCTGGTGGTACAGCGCGCGTGCCCCGTCCTCGACGTGCTCCCCAGCGCCCTCCGCAGCGGTGAACTCGATGTACTCCTTGGGAACCTTCAACGCGTCGTAGAGTTGCCGGGCGAAGGCGGAGATCGGGTCGTTCTCGGCCCGGGTCACCAGAGTTGGACAGGTGATCCGCTCCGCGCGGCCGATGAGGTTGTACTCGGCGGTGGCACGCACGTAGTCGAACGGAGTGGCGAGCCCATGGACCCACATCACGCGGCGTAGGCTCCAGGCCTGTGTCGGATCACGCATCAGCCGGTCAAAGATGGGCTGGAGAACCGCGGGATTGACGTCAGGCAGCCGGTCGAGTGTCTGCTGCGGCAGGGGCAACGCCCGCTTGAGGGCCGCCAACAGGTCGTATTGTCCGGTGTCGGCAATGCAGGCGGCCAGCCGGTGCTCACCCGACGCGGCTCGCGGCGCGAGGTAGCCTCCAAAACTCAGGCCCGCGAGGGCGATGCGTTTCGGGTCGATGTCGCGCCGCGTCAGAGCGTAATCCACCACGGGGCGGACGACGTTCTCCCAGTCGGGCCGCATGGAGAGCCCCTGCTTGACAAGCGCCGCGCCCTGGCCTGGCCCATCGAAGCTCAGGCAATTGTACCCACGCTTGAGTGCCGCGGCAGCGTTCCAGAAGTACAACTCCTCCAGCGTGCCGTCATAGCCACCCGTGGCAATGACCGTCGGCCGCGACTGGCCGGAATCGTCAACCTTGTAGAAATACCCTGGTAACGTCGTGCCCTCAAAGGGGATGGCGACCCGCTCGACCGCCGGCGAGAAGAGCGCTGCCGCCTGGCGGAAGGTCTCGGTCTGCCGATCGAATGCGGCCATGAAGCGCGAATCGACGGGCTTGCGGTACAACACGATGGAGGCCGTGCGGTAGTAATTCGAAGCGCGCAAGTACGCCTCGCGGGCGCTCACCCTGCGGCCAGCGGCAAGACTGGCGTCCGCCGCCGCTTGCACGCGTTTGGCGGTGTTCCACCATTCATGGTACCAACTGTCAAAATTGCCCTCGCGGATTCTGCGGGCAGTACTCAAGCACTCGCCGATGTCTGCGCCGCCGTAGTAAACATGAGCGAGCGAGCGCAGCAACTGGGCGTCGAAGAGGGGGTTGTCGAAGTACACCTTTAGGCCGGA
This is a stretch of genomic DNA from Deinococcus humi. It encodes these proteins:
- a CDS encoding serine hydrolase — its product is MNGKAQRPHAPRWLVPLLGLLLAAPATVAAQAREVTPTRLAAALSGLDRLATQAVSTGGVPGLSIAVVHDDKVIYLKGFGVREAGRPGAVTPDTVFQLASMSKPIASTVVAAIVSRGAATWDDPAIKHDPGFQLKDPWATREVTLRDLFSHRSGLPGDAGDDLDIVGYSRDEILRRLRYIEPASSLRANYAYSNFGLTEGGVAAARAIGKTWEDAAAELLYRPLGMTATSSRFKDYATADNRALLHVGKVGAWKASFTRQPDAQSPAGGVSSTARDLAQWLRLQLGGGMLGGKQVIGADALAETHLPQIAKGMNPATGLSAFYGLGWNVEHDEHGRLFWSHAGAFSLGARTYVSLLPAENLGIVILSNAFPTGVPDGLANSFYDLALNGGLSRDWIPFWNGLYQRLYDSFGAAGAVYATPPAQPSSPLPLSAYLGTYHNDYFGEIEVVEEKGHLVLRQGPQSLAFPLRHFDRDLFTYLPDPELPAALAAVTFTVGPDRRAQSVVLGNLADDGRASFTRVQLPK
- a CDS encoding serine hydrolase domain-containing protein — encoded protein: MTVTQPAWFIPALFSLALTSFATAQPAARPLPAATVAQIDSIVRDIMREKNLPSVAVGVWIPGQGEYQAAFGTANLQTGRMRQVGDAFRIASISKTFTATAILQLADQGQLSTSDLLSNWFPDFPNSSRITVKDLLTMRSGVAEYADADVLAAYYRRPLAPFTAQDAVRLAAAKVASFTAPDEQTVYTNTNYVLLEQIVERVSGQDMDAYLQANVMTPLGLRRTFYATGPLLPSLLHGYSLDPDTGTFRDMTWLNPQLAGGAGAVVSTLDDLHTYVRALCTGTLLQPATQAERLAGQPGAGSPSFIQYGEGVLLFGPFCGHNGSIFGFSSEAFYLPARDAVIVINVSRLDHDDKSHSSELFLRLSKALFPAEVNW
- a CDS encoding ATP-binding domain-containing protein, producing MTLNIARDVHEGLHLSRHILVVTVGAGASANTMMLKVGEGLKAAGIDFYIPSADAKNLPAGKNPNRFWLDGSVTITTIHRAKGNEADVVYVVGLDEVARAEGDIQVRNQLTSCSPP
- a CDS encoding serine hydrolase domain-containing protein; this encodes MRRPQQRRSARLVILSALALLATACAPAAQPTQPASGAKTQAAAIVALAREAMVRSDLRAVILRVTVDGRELVTAALGESMTGVPATTNMHFRNGAVAIAYMSTLLLQLVDQGRVGLDDPLSNWLPDLPDASQVTLRMLTNMTAGYPDYVQNERLASLLYADPFRPFTPQDLIAIGLSTPRVFAPGTNWDYSHTNYVILGQVLEKVTGKPLATLMRENIFGPLGLKNTDSVSTAAIREPVLHAYSSERREALRVAPSARFYEESTYWNPSWTLAQGAVQTTNIYDMAATAEAVTTGALLSPASHKAQISPSLLGFGSPLPGCPACHTLDQTYSYGLGVVRSGSWVLQNPLFAGYGSIMASLPSKKIAIAIITTFGEKAFDEKGNNRSERASTALYTAIGTLLAPDDPPPTPVAR
- a CDS encoding alpha/beta hydrolase family protein, translating into MGETETTRFNRRELLKRGGQVSVLSGLAAYVGGSQAAAMGGGGPVGSSSGAPERRGASGLKVYFDNPLFDAQLLRSLAHVYYGGADIGECLSTARRIREGNFDSWYHEWWNTAKRVQAAADASLAAGRRVSAREAYLRASNYYRTASIVLYRKPVDSRFMAAFDRQTETFRQAAALFSPAVERVAIPFEGTTLPGYFYKVDDSGQSRPTVIATGGYDGTLEELYFWNAAAALKRGYNCLSFDGPGQGAALVKQGLSMRPDWENVVRPVVDYALTRRDIDPKRIALAGLSFGGYLAPRAASGEHRLAACIADTGQYDLLAALKRALPLPQQTLDRLPDVNPAVLQPIFDRLMRDPTQAWSLRRVMWVHGLATPFDYVRATAEYNLIGRAERITCPTLVTRAENDPISAFARQLYDALKVPKEYIEFTAAEGAGEHVEDGARALYHQRTFDWLDKVLGVTADH